The Microbulbifer hydrolyticus genome has a segment encoding these proteins:
- a CDS encoding LuxR C-terminal-related transcriptional regulator, which produces MHSHNARQFIVADDHPLFRGALCQSIKQTFPGAEVIEACDMQSLQQCVAEHPDCDLLLLDLHMPGAHGFSGLIFLNGQYPQLPVMVVSANEKPEIMCRAIDFGACGFLPKSAPVDQISDALNQAIDGEIWLPPLVRERYSAGAQAREDSNEVVDVIATLTPQQFRVATMLAEGLLNKQIAYEMQVTEATVKAHLTALFRKLDVNSRTQAVLALSSLDVEPPGQFVAPQKPEAKSHEVN; this is translated from the coding sequence ATGCACTCTCATAATGCCCGGCAGTTTATCGTCGCGGACGACCATCCGCTGTTTCGCGGCGCCCTGTGCCAGTCGATCAAGCAGACTTTCCCCGGTGCGGAAGTGATTGAGGCCTGCGATATGCAGAGCCTGCAGCAATGCGTGGCAGAGCACCCGGATTGCGACTTGCTTCTGCTGGACCTGCACATGCCCGGCGCTCACGGCTTCAGTGGCCTCATTTTTCTCAATGGCCAGTACCCACAACTGCCGGTGATGGTGGTGTCCGCCAACGAGAAACCGGAAATCATGTGCCGTGCGATCGACTTTGGCGCCTGCGGGTTTCTTCCCAAGTCCGCCCCGGTTGACCAGATATCCGATGCGCTCAACCAGGCTATCGATGGCGAAATCTGGCTGCCACCACTAGTGCGTGAACGCTATAGCGCCGGCGCGCAGGCCCGCGAGGACAGCAATGAAGTGGTGGATGTGATTGCCACCCTCACGCCGCAGCAATTTCGCGTGGCGACCATGCTGGCGGAGGGATTGCTGAACAAACAGATCGCCTATGAAATGCAGGTGACGGAGGCCACGGTCAAAGCCCACCTTACTGCACTGTTCCGCAAGTTGGACGTGAATTCGCGTACCCAGGCAGTGCTGGCGTTGAGCAGCCTGGATGTGGAACCACCGGGCCAGTTTGTGGCACCGCAAAAACCCGAAGCGAAAAGTCATGAGGTGAACTGA
- the acs gene encoding acetate--CoA ligase, producing MDEARYFEFYNRSVEDNEGFWREQAQRIDWIEPFNQVKDVSFAKDDLHIRWFADGKLNVAANCLDRHLVEHGDTTAILWVGDEPGTSREISYLELHREVCRFANGLKSLGVQKGDVVTIYMPMIPEAAVAMLACARIGAVHSVVFAGFSPEALAGRMDDGKSRTLITANAGRRGGRSVPLKQNVDRAVALCAETTVENVVVVNYTGGVNDWNPAVDRDYAELIAAQSDDCPAEVMDAEDPLFILYTSGSTGKPKGVLHTSGGYITYASITHEYVFDYRRGERYWCAADIGWITGHSYIIYGPLANGATTVMYEGVPNYPDATRVSQIIDDHQINILYIAPTAIRALMAEGDKPVAGASLESLRLLGTVGEPINPEAWKWYHRTFGRGQCPIVDTWWQTETGGAMLTPLPGATALKPGSATRPFFGVQPALVDGEGNILEGAAEGNLVLLGSWPGQMRTVFGDHQRFIDTYFSTFDNMYFTGDGARRDDDGYYWITGRVDDVLNVSGHRMGTAELESALVAHQAVAEAAVVGFPHDIKGQGIYVYVTLNSGVKPTEQMRNALRNWLRREIGPIATPDIIQWAPGLPKTRSGKIMRRILRKVAADECDQLGDTSTLADPSVVDNLVANRAALSEGA from the coding sequence ATGGACGAGGCGCGCTATTTCGAGTTCTACAATCGCTCCGTTGAGGACAACGAAGGCTTCTGGCGCGAGCAGGCGCAGCGCATCGACTGGATCGAACCGTTCAACCAGGTAAAAGATGTGTCCTTCGCCAAAGACGATCTGCACATTCGCTGGTTCGCCGACGGCAAGCTGAACGTGGCCGCCAACTGTCTCGACCGACACCTGGTCGAACACGGCGATACCACCGCTATCCTGTGGGTGGGCGATGAACCCGGCACTTCCCGCGAGATCAGCTACCTCGAACTGCACCGCGAGGTATGCCGCTTTGCCAATGGCCTAAAAAGCCTCGGCGTACAGAAAGGCGATGTGGTGACCATCTACATGCCAATGATTCCGGAAGCCGCCGTGGCGATGCTGGCCTGCGCACGTATCGGCGCGGTTCACTCGGTTGTGTTCGCCGGCTTCTCGCCGGAGGCCCTCGCCGGACGCATGGACGACGGCAAGTCCCGCACGCTGATCACCGCCAACGCCGGCCGCCGCGGCGGACGCTCGGTACCGCTGAAGCAGAATGTGGACCGGGCCGTAGCCCTGTGCGCGGAAACCACCGTGGAAAACGTGGTGGTGGTCAATTACACCGGCGGTGTGAACGACTGGAATCCGGCAGTAGATCGTGACTACGCCGAACTGATCGCAGCGCAAAGCGACGACTGCCCGGCGGAAGTGATGGATGCGGAGGACCCGCTGTTTATACTCTACACCTCTGGCTCCACCGGTAAGCCGAAAGGTGTGCTGCACACCAGCGGCGGCTACATCACCTACGCATCCATCACCCACGAATACGTATTCGATTACCGCCGTGGCGAGCGCTACTGGTGCGCTGCCGATATCGGCTGGATCACCGGGCACAGCTACATCATCTACGGTCCACTGGCCAATGGTGCCACCACTGTGATGTACGAAGGCGTGCCCAACTACCCGGATGCCACCCGGGTGTCTCAGATTATCGACGACCACCAGATCAATATTCTCTACATCGCTCCTACCGCAATCCGCGCGCTGATGGCGGAGGGCGACAAACCGGTAGCTGGAGCCAGCCTGGAAAGCCTTCGGCTGTTGGGCACTGTGGGAGAGCCAATCAATCCCGAAGCGTGGAAGTGGTACCACCGCACCTTCGGCCGCGGCCAGTGCCCGATCGTGGACACCTGGTGGCAGACTGAAACGGGGGGCGCGATGCTCACGCCCCTGCCCGGCGCCACTGCACTCAAGCCCGGCTCCGCCACTCGCCCGTTCTTCGGGGTACAGCCGGCGCTTGTCGACGGCGAAGGCAATATTCTGGAGGGGGCCGCCGAGGGTAATCTGGTACTTCTGGGTAGCTGGCCCGGGCAGATGCGCACCGTTTTCGGCGATCACCAGCGCTTTATCGATACCTACTTCAGCACGTTCGACAATATGTATTTCACCGGCGACGGCGCAAGGCGTGATGATGATGGCTATTACTGGATCACCGGGCGCGTCGACGATGTACTCAATGTTTCCGGCCACCGCATGGGAACCGCCGAGCTGGAAAGCGCACTGGTGGCCCACCAGGCGGTAGCAGAAGCGGCGGTGGTTGGTTTCCCACATGACATAAAAGGCCAGGGCATCTACGTCTACGTTACCCTGAACAGCGGCGTGAAACCGACGGAGCAGATGCGCAACGCCCTGCGCAACTGGCTGCGCAGAGAAATCGGCCCTATCGCCACGCCGGATATAATCCAGTGGGCACCGGGGCTGCCGAAAACCCGTTCCGGCAAGATTATGCGGCGCATTCTTCGTAAAGTGGCCGCGGACGAATGCGACCAGCTGGGGGATACCTCCACCCTGGCGGATCCGTCGGTAGTCGACAATCTGGTCGCCAATCGCGCTGCCCTCTCGGAAGGCGCGTGA
- a CDS encoding DcaP family trimeric outer membrane transporter, with amino-acid sequence MKIIKNRKLAGALALTAMVNTIPGLAVEVEESSAAQLQQRIAELQAQVDALAARPVEIENPEPTQASTFGDTNIQIGGYVKLDSIFSDYSDGSSATAGVGEDFLVPSTIPVGGEGGDVHYNAHAKSTRLFFKSSTDVGAGSVNTHIEIDAMAGAQGDERISNSYAQRLRHAYVDWKIDGDRSLLAGQSWSTFFNVGALPEGLDFVGPVGTIFERQPQIRYTQGIGSGSLQFAAENPATTLYNGAENPYDDNSRPDLILRYNNSIGDLNYSVASMSRELAYDRSDASSDSEQGYAISLSGKWQLGRDDLRFMYSYGNALGRYLGLNSYRAGIIDPVNGNIELIDQHGGYVALRHFWSEQWRSNLVLSATAADNPGLVADTTPSSYQSLHLNLMYSPVPKMTLGGEYIYASKELENTSGLLADDEGDMQRMQLSVKYVF; translated from the coding sequence GTGAAAATAATAAAAAACCGCAAACTGGCCGGTGCGCTGGCACTGACAGCGATGGTAAATACGATACCCGGTCTGGCGGTGGAAGTAGAAGAGTCGAGCGCAGCGCAATTGCAGCAACGGATCGCCGAGCTGCAGGCGCAGGTGGACGCGCTCGCCGCGCGCCCGGTCGAAATCGAAAACCCGGAGCCAACACAAGCTTCTACCTTCGGCGATACCAATATCCAGATTGGCGGTTACGTCAAACTCGACAGTATTTTCAGTGACTATTCCGATGGCAGTAGTGCAACGGCCGGTGTAGGTGAAGACTTCCTGGTGCCTTCCACTATTCCCGTCGGCGGCGAAGGCGGCGATGTGCATTACAATGCCCATGCCAAGTCCACCCGGCTATTTTTCAAGTCCTCCACGGATGTGGGGGCTGGCAGTGTGAACACGCATATCGAGATCGATGCGATGGCCGGTGCTCAGGGCGACGAGCGTATCAGTAACTCCTACGCCCAGCGGCTGCGTCACGCCTATGTAGACTGGAAGATTGATGGTGACCGCTCTTTGCTTGCGGGTCAGTCCTGGTCAACTTTCTTTAATGTTGGTGCACTGCCGGAAGGGCTCGACTTTGTCGGCCCGGTGGGCACCATTTTTGAGCGGCAGCCACAGATTCGTTATACACAGGGGATTGGCAGTGGCAGTCTGCAGTTTGCCGCCGAGAATCCTGCCACCACTTTGTACAACGGTGCGGAAAATCCCTACGATGACAATAGTCGCCCGGATCTGATCCTGCGCTACAACAACAGCATTGGAGACCTCAATTACTCTGTTGCCTCGATGAGTCGTGAGCTGGCTTATGACCGTTCCGATGCTTCCAGTGATTCGGAGCAGGGGTATGCCATCAGCCTCTCGGGAAAATGGCAGCTGGGGCGCGACGATCTGCGTTTCATGTACAGCTACGGCAATGCGCTCGGGCGCTATCTGGGGCTGAATAGTTACCGTGCGGGTATCATTGATCCGGTCAATGGCAATATCGAACTGATCGACCAGCATGGAGGCTACGTTGCCCTGCGCCATTTCTGGAGTGAACAGTGGCGGAGCAATCTCGTACTTTCCGCCACTGCAGCGGATAACCCGGGGTTGGTTGCCGACACTACGCCGTCTTCTTATCAGAGTCTGCATCTAAACCTGATGTATTCTCCTGTACCGAAAATGACACTGGGCGGCGAATATATTTATGCGAGTAAGGAGCTGGAAAATACCAGTGGTCTGCTGGCAGATGACGAGGGGGATATGCAGCGTATGCAGCTGTCCGTGAAGTATGTGTTCTGA